The genomic DNA ACGCAACTGTTCTGGCGACAGCGTCGGCCGCATGGTGGCGACTGCCGTCTCGGCTAACACGTGCATCATGCCCCTGCCACCCAACATCCTGCAGCCGTTGCCCTACGCAGACCGCTAGCTGAAGCTGGATAGCCCTACGCAGACACCACATCAACCGATAACGCTCGAACGAACGCTAAGCGGGCGGAGTATCTCTCGGGTTCACTAATATTTTCTAAAATTAATAGGTGTACTGGCGACCGCGGCCGCCAACCTTGACTTGACCTTTGCGAGAATACTGAGAATTTTATGCAATCGATTAAATTCTTATTCACCAGTGAGGTTCCGTGGCTCAGCCCCTCTTTTCTCTTGATGGCCAAAGCTTGATCACTCCGCAGTCCGTCAGCAACAATTTCCTCTCACCTGACCAGAATTACCAAACAGACATCCTGCGAACTGCGGAAGCCGAATTTGCGATCGTCATCAACATCGCAATGCAGCGGTTCGCCGGAGGCAAAGACCTGCCTGGCGCAGTCAGGTGGTTGATTGGTCAGCTCCACGACGTCCGCCAAAAATTCGGCGCTGCTACCTGGCAGAAGCTCATTCCGATTATTCAGGCCCATCCCTCGGCAAAGATTCTGCAGCAGTGCCCGTTCACCCGCTGGTCCTTCGAAAAACCGCGCGGCTATTCCGGTGATGCCGGTCTCATCGACTTTATTTATGGGCATCCGGCGGCGGCCGACGAAGTGGCCAGATCCACTCCTCTCGGTCTCGATATCTTCGAATACACGATAAACGCTCCCGGCCCGGTAGCCGTAAGGGAACGCCGCGACATCCTGACCCGCTACGTTGATGAGACCGCTGCGCGAACAGGTTCGGACACCGAGGTCCTGGCCATCGCCGCCGGTCATCTTCGCGAAGCGGAGACATCAACAGCACTCGCAGAAGGCCGCCTTAAACGCTGGGTTGCTCTTGATCAGGATCCCCAAAGTATTGGCTCGATCTCAAGCCAGTTTCACGGAACTGCGGTCGAGCCGATCGACGGCTCCGTGCGCGGCCTGCTGGCGCGAAAGCATCAGATCGGCAGCTTCGATCTGATCTACGCAGCAGGATTGTACGATTATCTCACCGATAAAGTTGCAATCCGACTCACGCAGATCTGCATGGAAATGCTGAAGCCTGGTGGCGTCTTTCTATTTGCCAACTTCTCCGATGAAATGGCGGATGACGGGTACATGGAATCCTATATGAACTGGGAGCTCCTCCAGCGTTCCGAAGCCGACATGTGGCGTATTGCCAATGCTAGCGCGGCGGAAAACACGGTCGATAAGACAGTCTGGTTCGGTAGCAACCGCAACATCATCTACAGCACGATCAGAAAGCTGTCGTAAGTTGCGACGGGCCGGGCGCGTCACAGCCGATGCGTCCGGATCCCGCGATGTTACTGCTCACAACCGGTACTGCCAACGGAGCAGATTGAACAACTGCGATCCCGCACTCTGCATTTGCTCTCTGAAATGGCATCTGCTGATGCCAAGGCCGGTGCGTCGGCGCGGAGCTGATCACGCTCCGGCGAGTTGGGGCGCACGTGGCTGCGTGACGGCGAACACGATCAGGCCAAGAAACGTGAGGGCGAAGCCAGCCCAGACTGCAGAAAGCAGGCCAAATCCCGCCGCGATTGCCGCCCCGCCGGCCCAGGCGCCGATGGCGTTGGCCACATTGAGTGCCGCGAGGTTCATCGCGCCCATCAATGTCGGGGCTTCCGGGGCGAAGCTTGCTAACCTCACTTGGATTGTGGGGATGGCAATCATCATCGTCGTGCCGACACCGAAGAGCCCGATCATGAGCAGCACAACATTTCCACCGAAGGATGCGAGAATTGCGAGCATAACCAGCGCGCTGCCGAAGCCGATGATGAGGCCCCTCGAGGGATGGTTGTCTGCAAGACTTCCACCAATGAGATTGCCTAGCGTCATACCGATGCCGAAGAGAGCGAGGGCTAATGGAATCCAGGCCCGGTCAATCATTGCAATATCAGTCACGAATGGTCCGATGAAGGTGTAGACGGCAAAGATGCTGGCGACCCCCAGCGCCGCGACGAGCATCATATTCCAGACAGATGCGCGGCGAAGCGAGCTCAGCTCCTGCGCGATCGATCCGCCATTCAATGCGTCGGCCCGCGGTACCCATACCGAGAGCGCCAGCAACGCCAGCAAACCTACCCCGGAAATGGCAAAATAGGTGTTCCGCCAACCGAGATTCTGCCCGAGGAAGGTAGCGACTGGCGAACCGATGATGGTTGCAACCGTAAGCCCGGTCATGACGAGCGCAAAAGCCTTGCCCCCATGTCCAGGTCCCACAATGTAGGAGGCGACCACGGCGCCCGCCCCGAAATAGGCGCCTTGGGGCATCCCGCTGACGAAGCGGGCGAACGCGAACATGCCAAGATTGACTGCGATTGCCGAGAGCACATTGCCGACGATGAAAAGGCAGAGCAACGCCAGGAGCAGAGTTTTCCGGTTGAAGCGGGCAGCCGCCAGGGTGACGAGCGGAGCCCCGATTACGACGCCAAAAGCATAGGCGGTGATCGCGTTCGTCGCCACCGGTATGCTGATATCGAGGCTTTCGGCAAAGAGTTGCAGAACCCCCATGCTGGCGAATTCGGACGTTCCAATACAAAAGCTTCCAAGGGCCAGCGCAAACAAGGTCAGACCCCGGCGCCGATGCTGCGCCTTGTCCGTGCAATAGGAGCTGACCGTCCTACATTGAGGTTCAAACGCTTTTTGGAGCATGTTCAGACTCCTCTGCACCGCTCGAGGGTGGGTTGATGATTGCCAGGCCTGGATCCGCGTCGCCAATTCAGAGGTTCCAGCGCGGCTGCGATGCCGTCATGCGGCCTCAACGGCATCAGAACTTCACGACCGCCCGCCCGACGACCTTGTTGTCTCGCTGGAGATCGAGATATTCGTTGATCTCATCGAAACCGATAGTCTTGATAGTGTGTTGGATTTTGCCTGCGGCGGCGAGCGCCATCACCTCGGCGAGGTCGGCGTTATTGCCCCAGAAAGACCCATGAAATGTCTGCTCGCCGGAGACTCGTGGGAACAACGGAATGTCGATGCGATCGGCGATGAAGCCGACATCGGCATAGTGGCCACTGATCGCCAACAAGGCGAAACCCAGTTGCATCATCTCCCGGGCGCCGGCGCAATCGATGATCGCATCGAGCTTGTCCTGCCCGGTGGCCTTCTTGAGCTCCTCGCCGATATCGCCAGTGGACCTGCCCTTGATATCGATGATGTGGTCGGCACCATAGCTCTTTGCGATGGCCAGCTTGTCCGGATTGCGGGCGAATGCAACCACAGTCGCACCGGCGCCAAGCAGCTTGGCATATTGGACCGCATAGGCACCGAGGCCGCCGATGCCGAACACGCCGATCACCCGATCAGGTCCCAGGCCACCGGCATCGCGGATCTTCTTGATGCCGCGATAGGGCGTCAATCCGGCATCCGTGAGTGGAGCAAGCTCTTCAAATTTCAAATGCTCCGCGACCTTGATCACGTAGCGGGCCGGAACGGGAATATATTCCGCAAAGCCACCATAGGAGCCGAAGCCGGGCCAACGCACGTTAGCGCAGATATGCGTGTTGCCGACCTGGCAGTGGCGACATACGCCATCGCCCCATCCGGGAGCGACCACGACATGATCACCTTCTTCGAGCCCCGCAGATTTTGAAACGACGCCGCCTATCTTCTCTATCGTACCGGTGATCTCATGGCCCGGAATGACCGGCGGGGGAATATCGCCGTAGTTCTGGAAAAATCCGTCGACCAGAAGAACGTCGGAGCGGCACATCCCGCATGCCGCAACCTTGACCAGAACTTCGTTCGGCTCGATATCGGGAACCGCTATGTCTTCCAGGACGAGCGGCTTGTGATATTGGAGTATGCGCGCGGCTCTCATGCGTTTCTCCTTTCCTCGATAACCTGGCTTCATCGACGGCTACCTCTGCAACCGCGATATTCTGCTCAATCCTTCTGGCACCCAGGGCCGTTAAGACGGCATGCGCGCATTGTCTTAGTTTGCCGGCGCAGCCGCGCTGGCGATAAAGTCTGCGACGTCCTGCGGATGCGAGAGCATCACGGCGTGGCTGGAGTCGATTTCAATGACCTTGGCGCCGGCACGCGCTGCCATGGAACGCTGCTGGCTGGGCGGAATCATGTGGTCGTTCTTCGTCACCATGAAGTAGGTGGGCTTGTCCTTCCACGCCGGCGCCGTGACTTTGGCCTCTACGGCGCCCAGCCCCCAGGGAACCTGAGACTCGGCCATGAACCTGGTCTTGGCGGAGTCGACGTCCGCTGCGAAGGACGTCGGGAACTTGGCCGAGTCCACCAAGAGGAAACCGTCGCTAGGCGGAAGCAGCGGCGCCTTGTCCTCGCCGGGCGTCGGCACCGTGGCGATGTCGTGGACCGACTCACCTGCTTCAGGCGCAAATGCCGCCAAGTAAACCAGGCTCTTGACCTTGGGCAGGCTGCCGGCCTCGGAAATTACTGCTCCACCATAAGAATGCCCAACCAGAACGACCGGTTTGCTGGCCCTGCCAATGACGTGCCTGGTGGCATCTACGTCACCCTGCAGGGTAACGGTTGGATTCTGGACGGCCAGAACCTCGTAGCCGTCGGCGGAGAGGATGCGGTGGACGGCCTGCCAGCCCGAAGCATCGACGAAAGCGCCGTGCACCAGCACGATGGACACGGGCTTGTCGGCCGCGTGGCCGACGACGGCGGAAGCGGTTGTGATCATGACAGCGAGCAATCCTGTTATCGCGCTTTTCATCGGAGTTCTCTCCAGGGTTAATCGACCTCGACCGGGTCGAGAGTGATCGGTGTCCGATCGGCGAGATCGCCGATCCTGGCGGCATAGTCCTTGAAGTGCGGAGTGTCGCGATGGGCGGCGACAGCCGCGTCATCGGCATAAAGCTCGTCGAGCACGAAGCGGTCATGATTGGCCTTGTCTCGCCATATATCCCACCGCAGATTTCCAGGCTCGGCCCGGCTGCGCACCCGCATTGCGGACAGGAGCGTTCGGAGTTCGGATGCCTTGCCGGGGTGCCCGGTCAGGATACCCACAATCTTCACGTGAGCGGACATGGTTCATTCCAATCTTGGACTTGGCCCATCTTGGACGTGAGTTGGGCAAGTGTCGGCTGCGGGCTGCAACCGGCGAACCGCGACGACGTGCCGGCCGGTTCACAAACTCATGCCTGCTCTCTCAGAGCAGTGAGCAACTCTTTTGCCAGCGGTCCCGCCGAGGCAGGATTCTGGCCGGTGATGAGGCGGCCATCGACGACAACATGCGGTTCCCAGTTGGACGCAGACGAGTATTCGGCGCCTTCCGCCCTCAATGCGTCCTCGAGTTCGTAAGGCACGTCATCTCGGGCGTAGTCATATTCCTCTTTCTTCGAGAAGGAGGTGAGCTTCTTGCCGCGCACGAACGTGCCGCCACCGAGGTCCACGCCGAGCAATGAGCACGGGCCGTGACAAACGGCGCTCACGAGCTTGCCCGTGCTCCAAGCCCGCACGACGGCCCTCTGGACGTCCGCATTGCGCTGGATGTCGACCATCGGCCCGAGGCCGCCGGGGATCAGGATGGCGTCGTAATCCGCGGCGTCCACCTCGGCTAACTTGCGGCTGTGATTGAGGCGACGAAAGGCCTCGCTCCCAAGGAATCCTTTCTGGGCAGGGTCCTTCTCGTCGTAGGCGTCGTATGGCGTCCATCCGCCGGCAGGTGATGCGAACTCCACCGCGACACCGGCCGTGTCGAGCACATCGAAAGGATGAGCGACCTCGGCGAAAAAGAAGCCGGTCTTGCGGTTGTGCGGGCCGATCACGGCCGCGTTGGTGACGATGAACAAGACGTGTTTTGTCATGGCTTTCCCCTTGAAAATGATTCAGTCGAGGATTCCGCTTCAGGGCGGCGTCCGCCGTCTCAATGGAGTGGTGACCTTGCACGGACGCGACAGCATCACTGCCTGGCCGCTAACTGATTCCGTGGCCTGGCGCGCCTCCGCGCTTCGCCATCTATTGCAGCATGCTGGGCGCCGCATGCTCGGCAATCCCATGCCGGTCCGCGCCTCATGCGTCCGCAACCTCACTATCGCCGCCTGGTGCCGTTAGACCCATAGCCGCGCCCTGAGGTGCTGAATTCCTTTAATGAGCTTCTTCAAATGCTCAGCCGCTTGGGCTGCCGCACGTTGCAAGCGGCCATCCGCGACCAAAGACGATCCATGCGTCGGGCAACTGGATCTTTACTCACGCAGCGAGTTTACATCGAATCCCGCGTGCCGCCCGTTAATCATGGTAAAATTTGGTAATGAGCTTCTGCGACGAGACCTTCTCGCCAGCTAATCCCGTTCCAATGGCGCCGGCGCGGCCGATATCTCGCCTGATGTTCCGGCCGAAAGCCTTGGCCCTTCGCCGCCGACTGCATCAGTTCTGCTCGAACCGGCGCAGGATTGCCTGGGGTGCTCGCAATACTGGCCGAGAACGAGTATTATAGATTGGTTATTCGCATATATTATGATTGTCCAAGTGCGCCGGGTTTCGCGTTCGATAAGATTCATCTGAGTGCCGCGCCGCGACCCGTTTAAGCGGCTCGCGGGTTTTTGCTGTTTTGTGCCGACATTCCATTAGGCGCGCAGATAGGCTCATAAGCAGCCCCGGAGTTGGACGCTGCGCCTTTCGCTTCGGTGGCTGGTCGGCAGACTGCTATCAAGTTCAGTTCGGTAAGAAGGAATCTTGAGGGAAAAGATTGTGACGAGCGACCTTGCCGAGCAGATTTCCCGGTCCTTCTCCTTCGGGCCCTTCGTGCTCATTCCCGAGCGCCAGTTGCTCTTGCAAGGCGATGCCCCTGTTCGCATAGGTGGCCGCGCACTGGATATCCTGACGACACTGGTCGAGCGCCCGGGGGAATTGGTCAACAAGCGCGAATTGATCACACGCGTTTGGCCGGACGTCGTTGTCGATGACGGAAACCTCAAGGTCAACATGGCTGCCTTGCGGCGAGCCCTCGGCGATGGCGCCGGGACGACGCAATACATAGCGACGGTTACCGGGCGGGGCTATCGGTTCATTGCGCCAGTCGAGGTCGTCAGAATGTTCGGCTTCGCGCCACCCGCAGCGGCGGCGAGAAAGCGCAGCCACAATCTACCGATCGCGACGACGAGGGTCTTCGGAAGGGCCGAGGCGATTGAAACCATTCGACGCGAGTTGAATTCATCCCGTTTGGTGTCGGTTGTCGGTGCCGGCGGCATCGGAAAGACGACGGTGGCGCTGGCCGTCGCCGAGCAGACGATCGGCGTGTTCAGAGACGGTGTCTGGCTGATCGATTTGGCGCGGTTAAAGGATTCGTCGCTCGTGCCCTATGCCGTTGCGGCTGCAATCGGTCTGGCAACGCACTCCGCGAATATGCTCGCTGCCTTGGGCAGCTATCTCCGCGATTGCGAAATGCTCCTCGTGTTCGACAATTGCGAGCACATCATTGAAGCGGCCGCCTCCTTTGCGGATCGGATTCTGGCCGAAGCGCCAGGCATCAGGATTCTCGCCACCAGCCGAGAGCCGCTCGGTGTGAGAGGCGAACGCGTCCGCAGGCTATCGGGATTGGCCGCGCCACCTGCGTCGTCCGACCTGAAAGCTGCCGAAGCGCTCGGCTATCCCGCCATTCAACTCTTTGTAGATCGCGCGACCGACAGGCTGGAGTCCTTCGAACTGAGCGACGCCAACGCGCTGACGATTACGGAAATTTGCCGGCGGCTCGACGGCCTTGCGTTGGCGATCGAACTTGCGGCGACACGCGTCGATTCCTTCGGCACGGACGGGTTGCTCGCGCATCTGGACGGTCGATTTCGCTCCCTGAGTGGGCATCGCGCCGGCCCCAAGCGCCATCGCACGCTGACGGCGATGATCGACTGGAGCTACGATACTCTCACGGAGAGCGAATGTGCGGTCATGCGCCGGCTGTCGGTCTTTGCCGGTTCGTTCGATCTCGATTCGGCCTGCGCCGTCGCCGGCGACGATTTCGACCGGGTGGTGCAGGTGATCGACGACGTCGCCAACCTGGTCGCAAAATCCCTGCTTTCGGTTGACGTCGCCGCCGACAAGCTTGTCTACCGGCTCCTGGAGACGACGCGCGGATATTGTGGCGAGCGGCTGCAACTGAGCGGCGAGGAGGAGGTCGTCCGCCGTCGGCATGCGGAGCATATTTGCACGGTTCTGGAGCGCGCAGCGAGCGAGTGGGCGCAAAGACCGGCCCCGGATTGGGCTGGTGCCTACGGAGGCGTCCTCGACGATCTGCGCTCGGCGCTGGACTGGGCCGGAGGGGTCGCCGCGGACAAATCGCTGTACGCCCGGCTCGCGCTCGCGGGAAGCCTGCTCTGGAACCACTTCTCTTTTACCGAAGAATGCCGCGTTCGCGTCTCGCGGGCGCTCGAGGAACTCGATGCAGCGGGGCTTGTCGGGACGGCGGCAGAGATGCAGCTTCAGGTGTCGTTCGCAGGCACGACGATGTTCACGCGCGGCGCCATACCCGTGGCCATGGATGCGATGCGACGGGCATTGGAAATTGCCGTTCGGATCGGCGACATCGACCATCAGCTCCGTTGCCTGCGGATGATCGGTACATACCAGCTCTTCAGCGGCGAGCACAATGCCGGGATCGGGACGCTTGAGACCTTCATTTCAATCGCCACCGCGGCGGACCCTTCCGCGTTGCCGGCGGGAGAAACGCATTTGGCCGTAGCCGATCTACTCATCGGCCGGCTGGAAGGCGCCCGGGAACGTATTGAACGTTTTTATGGGAACTACTTGAAAGACTCCAACGACCCGCGGTTCGCGCGTTTCCTGTACGATGGAAATGTCGATGTGGGGATTATCCTGTCGCACATACAGTGGCTGACGGGTTTGCCCGACACGGCCGCGCGCACCACAGAGGTCACAATCGCGCTCGCGCGAAAGACCGGGCATGAGCTTTCGCTCAGTAATGCGCTCGCCTGGGCCAGCCTAACCTTTCTGATGAGCAGGCGTTATCAAGAATGTGACCGCTTTGCCGCGATGCTTGACGATCAAATCGTACGGCATGGTATCGTCATCTGGCGGCCTGTTGCCACTTTCTGTCGCGGAGCAGTGGCGTGTGCTCAAGGGGACATGGCGGGCGAAGTTTTGGGCGTGCTCGAACAAGCTGTTGAAGAGTTCCGCGCTATCAGGCATCTAGCGCGGTTCCCTTTCTATCTCGGAGGCTTTGCGGACGCACTAGCCAAGTACGGTCGGCTAATCGACGCCGCCACTGCCATCCAGGAAGCGATCGATTGCGCGCAAGAGCACAACGAGCAGTGGTGCGTTCCTGAGCTGCTGCGCATCCAGGCGTCCATTCTGTCGGCCGAGGCCCGCCGCGATGAGGCGGAAGCACTCCTCATCGAGTCGATGGCGTTGGCCGAGAAAATCGGTGCGTTGTCGTGGCGATTGCGATCAGCCTGCGATCTCGCAAGCCTCTGGCAAATACGATTGCGGGCGCATGATGCGCGCAAAATGCTGCAACCGGTTTATAATGAATTCACTGAAGGATTGGAAACGCACGACCTTGCCCTCGCAGCCGACCTGCTCGCCTCCCTTGCGCACCTTGGAGAGGACAAAGAGGTTAAAACCAATCTCGCCGACTTCGTCCCTCAAACTGGATGCGAACTCTAAGGGTGAGATGAAGTGGTAAGGAAGAAGATGACGGGTCAGCTACTATGACCAACCGTATGGCAGCGTTCGAGCACGATGATTTGCAGCGAGCGCTGGCCCTATGACGAGAACATTCCTCCAACAGCAAGGTTAGGACGCGGTCCTCGTTCCAAAGCCCTGAGGGTTCCCATCCCGGCTCATCAGAAACTAACGGCTGGCTTTTTCCTGCCATGCGGCCGTGGGTGGCCGTTTTCGCTTGGTTCGGAAGCGCGGTATTCAAGATCCTCCCGCAGCGAAGAAACCCCGGCGGGTCTTGGGAACGGCGAATTCGGTCATCAATCCCTGTCACCCTCCCTTGGCGGATAAACTTCGATGTTCGCTGACCAGTAGTGTCTGGCAATGTTCTGGCTGTTGCGGATGACGTGATATGCAATATCGGGATCACCTCCTTCGAAAGTGTCGGGATCCGCACCGCACATCAGGCAGTACATGCGCTGATGAACGACAGCAGCGAAGTACTCAAGCGTCGGCGCCATGCCATGCTGGCCGATTGCCGTCATGACTTCGCAAGCGTGATTTCTTGCCTCCGTCAGAACTGCAAGGATTGCGTTCGACAACATCTTGTCAGTGCGGTGGATAACCTCGGCGATCTGCATCTCGGCAGGATCTTTGCCGGCATTGCCTTGTCGCATGGGCTTTTCCTTCGATCCTCGTGCCGGAATTCAGCCGCCGTCGGGTACCATCGTGCTGTACGACAGGTAGTTTTTCGCGCTGTCGGTGAACTCGCGGTCAGTCCGGAAGAGGAATGAACTCACCACGATCGCCGATCGGAAGGTCGAAGCGTCCCTCCCCCCACTTTCCGGCTCGCCACTCCGCCTTCGCTTCTTCGATACGTTCCTTCGACGAGGCAACGAAATTCCACCAGATATATCTGGGTCCTGAGAAGGTGGCGCCGCCGAGGATCATGATCCTCGCGCCCTTTTCACCCGCCGCCACCGTGATCCTGTCTCCGGGACGAAACACCATCATTTGCATCGCTGCGAACTCTTGCCCGGCGACGGAGATCGAACCGTCGACAATGTAGATCGCACGGTCTTCATGCTCGTCCGGCATCGGCAGACGCGCGGCCGGAGCCAGTTCGACGTCCGCATAGAAGGTTTGCGAAAGCATCCTGGCGGGCGCCTGCTCGCCGTAAGCGCTACCGAGGATAAGTCGCGCCGAGATACCGTTATCCTCGATCATGGGCAGCGCGTTCTTGGCGTGATGTTCGAATGACGGGGTCACATCCTCATGGCTTTCGGGCAGAGCCAGCCATGTCTGGATTCCGAACAAGCTGTTCGGGCCGGTCCGCGCTGCGGCACTCGTGCGTTCCGAGTGAGATACGCCCCTGCCTGCGACCATCCAGTTCAACTCTCCCGGTCTTATGATCTGGTCGGCGCCGGTGCTGTCCCGATGGTGAAAGTCGCCGCGATAGAGGTAGGTGACGGTGCCGAGGCCGATGTGAGGGTGGGGACGAACGTCGATGCCCTGCCCGGTCAGGAGTTCGGCGGGGCCGGCCTGATCGAAGAAAATGAACGGCCCGACCATCTGCCGTTTCGGCGCGGGCAGAGCGCGACGGACTTCGAAGCCGCCTAGGTCGCGGGCTCGGGGAATGATCAGCGTTTCAATCGCGTCCACGCCCACTTGATCAGGGCATCCGGGTTCGATGCCGGGGTTCCAGCTCATTCAATACGTCCTTCTAGTGGCGGTTTCATCCGACGCGTTTGCCCTGCGGTCCGGAGGAGACGAAAACTCACAGGCTGTAATCTACGCCCGCGCCATACTATGTCTACATCATCGGTTGCGCCAAGGCAGTGAAAACCCAGGGCCGGTCGGCTGTTGATCGCCGGCCCGAGCGAGGACGTGGATGGCGAGCGAAGGCCGCTGCGCGGTTTTCGCTCGCCAACTCGTAGCCCGATTACATTCCTGTGCCGGTTTTGGGCGCTGGGGTGTTAAGCAATTGCTGCTCCCACAGATATGCAATCCCGCTACCGCCAACATGCTGCACGATAACGTCTGTGATCCTTGCCGCCTGTTCTGCACGAGCCCAGTCGCGCTGCCATTCGGCCGCGAGCGCCAACCAGGTCATCATGTTGACGCCGGCTGCGATCATGCGTTGAATTGCGACCTGGTGCGCCTCGACCGAGACTGCGCCCGAGGCGTCGGTAATCACCGTGACGTCCCAGCCTTCGCCCGCAGCCTGAATTGCCGGCATGGCGACACATACCTCCGTCCAGAGACCCGCTATAACGAGTTGCTTGCGGCCGGTCGCCTTCACGAGGTCGACGACCTTCTGATCCTGCCAGGTGTTGATGAGCGTCCGGTCGATTATCTCCTGGCCGGGAAACACGTCCGCGATCTGGGGGAACAGATTGCCGCCGCGCTCTGCGATCACTGTGGTCAGGATCGTCGGAACGCAGAAGGCCTTGGCCGCCTTCGCAAGACCGACGGTGTTGTTGACCACCATTGTAGGCTCGTGGCTGTTTACGTTCGCGAGCTGATAGGGCTGGTGGTCTATGAGAACGAGCACCGAATCTTCGGGACGCAGGAGTGAGTTGAGGCCGTTACGAAAGGTCATGGATTGTCCTGGGTTGGCGGTTCGTCGAGGTACATGTGAACGCTTCTTGAAAAGCGATCCGCGAGAACCCTGTCATTCTCACATGCGATACGGTAGTCCTCGGATAGGGTGAGCAGTGTTGCAGAATGAGGAACGCCGGGTGGAAATCGAGGATCTCAGGACATTCGTGGAAGTTGCCGATGCGGGCGGAGTGACACCGGCGGCGCAACGGCTCGGCATCTCCAAGTCAATGGTCAGCAGGCGCATCGCCCGGCTCGAGGCAGATCTTGGCGCGCAGCTTGTGGCACGGACGACGCGTGGCATCGCCCTTACCGAAGAAGGTGCCACCTTCCGAGACTACGCCGCGAGAATCTCGGCCGAGATCGATGCGGCGCGCGAAACGATCCTGCCGGCCGGG from Rhizobium bangladeshense includes the following:
- a CDS encoding pirin family protein, with protein sequence MSWNPGIEPGCPDQVGVDAIETLIIPRARDLGGFEVRRALPAPKRQMVGPFIFFDQAGPAELLTGQGIDVRPHPHIGLGTVTYLYRGDFHHRDSTGADQIIRPGELNWMVAGRGVSHSERTSAAARTGPNSLFGIQTWLALPESHEDVTPSFEHHAKNALPMIEDNGISARLILGSAYGEQAPARMLSQTFYADVELAPAARLPMPDEHEDRAIYIVDGSISVAGQEFAAMQMMVFRPGDRITVAAGEKGARIMILGGATFSGPRYIWWNFVASSKERIEEAKAEWRAGKWGEGRFDLPIGDRGEFIPLPD
- a CDS encoding MFS transporter, whose product is MLQKAFEPQCRTVSSYCTDKAQHRRRGLTLFALALGSFCIGTSEFASMGVLQLFAESLDISIPVATNAITAYAFGVVIGAPLVTLAAARFNRKTLLLALLCLFIVGNVLSAIAVNLGMFAFARFVSGMPQGAYFGAGAVVASYIVGPGHGGKAFALVMTGLTVATIIGSPVATFLGQNLGWRNTYFAISGVGLLALLALSVWVPRADALNGGSIAQELSSLRRASVWNMMLVAALGVASIFAVYTFIGPFVTDIAMIDRAWIPLALALFGIGMTLGNLIGGSLADNHPSRGLIIGFGSALVMLAILASFGGNVVLLMIGLFGVGTTMMIAIPTIQVRLASFAPEAPTLMGAMNLAALNVANAIGAWAGGAAIAAGFGLLSAVWAGFALTFLGLIVFAVTQPRAPQLAGA
- a CDS encoding NAD(P)-dependent alcohol dehydrogenase, translated to MRAARILQYHKPLVLEDIAVPDIEPNEVLVKVAACGMCRSDVLLVDGFFQNYGDIPPPVIPGHEITGTIEKIGGVVSKSAGLEEGDHVVVAPGWGDGVCRHCQVGNTHICANVRWPGFGSYGGFAEYIPVPARYVIKVAEHLKFEELAPLTDAGLTPYRGIKKIRDAGGLGPDRVIGVFGIGGLGAYAVQYAKLLGAGATVVAFARNPDKLAIAKSYGADHIIDIKGRSTGDIGEELKKATGQDKLDAIIDCAGAREMMQLGFALLAISGHYADVGFIADRIDIPLFPRVSGEQTFHGSFWGNNADLAEVMALAAAGKIQHTIKTIGFDEINEYLDLQRDNKVVGRAVVKF
- a CDS encoding alpha/beta hydrolase → MKSAITGLLAVMITTASAVVGHAADKPVSIVLVHGAFVDASGWQAVHRILSADGYEVLAVQNPTVTLQGDVDATRHVIGRASKPVVLVGHSYGGAVISEAGSLPKVKSLVYLAAFAPEAGESVHDIATVPTPGEDKAPLLPPSDGFLLVDSAKFPTSFAADVDSAKTRFMAESQVPWGLGAVEAKVTAPAWKDKPTYFMVTKNDHMIPPSQQRSMAARAGAKVIEIDSSHAVMLSHPQDVADFIASAAAPAN
- a CDS encoding ATP-binding protein, coding for MTSDLAEQISRSFSFGPFVLIPERQLLLQGDAPVRIGGRALDILTTLVERPGELVNKRELITRVWPDVVVDDGNLKVNMAALRRALGDGAGTTQYIATVTGRGYRFIAPVEVVRMFGFAPPAAAARKRSHNLPIATTRVFGRAEAIETIRRELNSSRLVSVVGAGGIGKTTVALAVAEQTIGVFRDGVWLIDLARLKDSSLVPYAVAAAIGLATHSANMLAALGSYLRDCEMLLVFDNCEHIIEAAASFADRILAEAPGIRILATSREPLGVRGERVRRLSGLAAPPASSDLKAAEALGYPAIQLFVDRATDRLESFELSDANALTITEICRRLDGLALAIELAATRVDSFGTDGLLAHLDGRFRSLSGHRAGPKRHRTLTAMIDWSYDTLTESECAVMRRLSVFAGSFDLDSACAVAGDDFDRVVQVIDDVANLVAKSLLSVDVAADKLVYRLLETTRGYCGERLQLSGEEEVVRRRHAEHICTVLERAASEWAQRPAPDWAGAYGGVLDDLRSALDWAGGVAADKSLYARLALAGSLLWNHFSFTEECRVRVSRALEELDAAGLVGTAAEMQLQVSFAGTTMFTRGAIPVAMDAMRRALEIAVRIGDIDHQLRCLRMIGTYQLFSGEHNAGIGTLETFISIATAADPSALPAGETHLAVADLLIGRLEGARERIERFYGNYLKDSNDPRFARFLYDGNVDVGIILSHIQWLTGLPDTAARTTEVTIALARKTGHELSLSNALAWASLTFLMSRRYQECDRFAAMLDDQIVRHGIVIWRPVATFCRGAVACAQGDMAGEVLGVLEQAVEEFRAIRHLARFPFYLGGFADALAKYGRLIDAATAIQEAIDCAQEHNEQWCVPELLRIQASILSAEARRDEAEALLIESMALAEKIGALSWRLRSACDLASLWQIRLRAHDARKMLQPVYNEFTEGLETHDLALAADLLASLAHLGEDKEVKTNLADFVPQTGCEL
- a CDS encoding putative quinol monooxygenase, producing MSAHVKIVGILTGHPGKASELRTLLSAMRVRSRAEPGNLRWDIWRDKANHDRFVLDELYADDAAVAAHRDTPHFKDYAARIGDLADRTPITLDPVEVD
- a CDS encoding type 1 glutamine amidotransferase domain-containing protein — encoded protein: MTKHVLFIVTNAAVIGPHNRKTGFFFAEVAHPFDVLDTAGVAVEFASPAGGWTPYDAYDEKDPAQKGFLGSEAFRRLNHSRKLAEVDAADYDAILIPGGLGPMVDIQRNADVQRAVVRAWSTGKLVSAVCHGPCSLLGVDLGGGTFVRGKKLTSFSKKEEYDYARDDVPYELEDALRAEGAEYSSASNWEPHVVVDGRLITGQNPASAGPLAKELLTALREQA
- a CDS encoding class I SAM-dependent methyltransferase; this translates as MAQPLFSLDGQSLITPQSVSNNFLSPDQNYQTDILRTAEAEFAIVINIAMQRFAGGKDLPGAVRWLIGQLHDVRQKFGAATWQKLIPIIQAHPSAKILQQCPFTRWSFEKPRGYSGDAGLIDFIYGHPAAADEVARSTPLGLDIFEYTINAPGPVAVRERRDILTRYVDETAARTGSDTEVLAIAAGHLREAETSTALAEGRLKRWVALDQDPQSIGSISSQFHGTAVEPIDGSVRGLLARKHQIGSFDLIYAAGLYDYLTDKVAIRLTQICMEMLKPGGVFLFANFSDEMADDGYMESYMNWELLQRSEADMWRIANASAAENTVDKTVWFGSNRNIIYSTIRKLS